From Apium graveolens cultivar Ventura chromosome 9, ASM990537v1, whole genome shotgun sequence, the proteins below share one genomic window:
- the LOC141686009 gene encoding putative aspartic proteinase GIP2: protein MTSDLFQSLMYTPIISKSTSDDYFIKVKSVKVSNKRLALGTRSIDTKISTVVPYTTMDTTTYDILVQAFVGAATHMNMTRVAAPHTTTFGTCFSSQKSSYSVHKTLASGSDKGLNVAPIIELVLQSEMVKWRIDGRNSMVRISDEVVCLGILDGGLSDKREITIGGYQLEDNLLEFDLGTSMLGFSSSLRQTSCSRLNVYTNHVE, encoded by the coding sequence ATGACGTCAGACTTGTTTCAGTCTTTGATGTACACGCCAATTATTTCTAAAAGTACATCAGATGATTATTTTATTAAAGTGAAGTCAGTTAAAGTGAGTAACAAAAGACTAGCCTTGGGTACAAGATCTATAGATACAAAAATAAGTACTGTTGTTCCGTACACAACTATGGATACAACAACGTACGATATTTTGGTCCAGGCTTTTGTTGGAGCCGCAACACATATGAACATGACTAGGGTTGCTGCACCTCACACAACAACCTTTGGGACGTGCTTCAGCTCACAAAAGTCATCGTACTCGGTACACAAAACTCTGGCATCAGGATCTGATAAAGGTTTGAACGTGGCGCCAATAATTGAGCTAGTGTTACAAAGTGAGATGGTGAAGTGGAGGATTGATGGGAGGAATTCAATGGTGAGGATTAGTGATGAAGTTGTTTGTTTGGGAATTTTGGATGGAGGGCTTAGTGATAAGAGGGAAATAACTATAGGGGGTTATCAGTTGGAGGATAATTTGTTGGAGTTTGATTTAGGGACTTCTATGCTTGGATTTAGTTCTTCTTTGAGGCAAACTAGTTGTTCTAGGCTTAATGTGTATACTAATCATGTAGAGTAA